The stretch of DNA CTCGACCGGGATGTCGGCTGGCTTCGCGCCTCGCAGAATCTTGTCGACAAACGCGGCGGCGCGCCGGAAGTGGTCACGGAAGTCTGGCCCATAGGACATGAGGCCTCCAGCCTCCGTGAAGTTTCGGACGTAGTACATGCCCGGCAGTCGGCTCTTCGTCGCGAAGTCCACGATGAGGCGGCGGCGAGCGAAGTTGGACGTGGTGTTAGGCACGAGCA from Candidatus Methylomirabilota bacterium encodes:
- a CDS encoding ABC transporter substrate binding protein, giving the protein MPNTTSNFARRRLIVDFATKSRLPGMYYVRNFTEAGGLMSYGPDFRDHFRRAAAFVDKILRGAKPADIPVEQPTKFELVINVKTAKALGLTIPQSLLARADEVIQ